One genomic window of Xanthobacter dioxanivorans includes the following:
- a CDS encoding aspartate aminotransferase family protein gives MSLHVRPNQPSLDYFWMPFTANRQFKAAPRLLSGAKGMYYTDIDGNTVLDGTSGLWCVNAGHGRTQIVEAVARQLSELDFAPTFQMGHPIVFQFAEKLAAIAPGGKDGGLDRVFFTGSGSESVDTALKIAIAYQRAIGQGTRTRVIGREKGYHGVGFGGISVGGLVNNRRVFPQIPADHMRHTLDMERNAFSRGLPAHGIELAEDLERLVALHGAETIAAVIVEPMAGSAGVILPPKGYLERLRAIADKHGILLIFDEVITGFGRLGTPFATDYFGVMPDLVTTAKGLTNGAIPMGAVFASRKVHDGLMTGPESQIELFHGYTYSGHPVACAAGLATLGIYAEEGLLTRGAELANYWQEALHSLKGLPHVADIRNLGLVGAIELRSRDGAPGARAYDVFVECFRKGLLIRVTGDIIALSPPLIIEKEQIGTLVSMIADTLKTTA, from the coding sequence CCCAACCAGCCCAGTCTCGACTATTTCTGGATGCCGTTCACCGCGAACCGCCAGTTCAAGGCCGCGCCCCGGCTCCTGTCGGGTGCGAAGGGCATGTATTACACCGACATCGACGGCAACACGGTGCTGGACGGCACGTCCGGGCTCTGGTGCGTCAATGCCGGTCATGGTCGCACTCAGATCGTGGAGGCGGTCGCGCGGCAGCTGAGCGAGCTCGATTTCGCCCCGACCTTCCAGATGGGCCATCCGATCGTCTTCCAGTTCGCCGAGAAGCTCGCCGCCATCGCGCCGGGCGGCAAGGACGGAGGGCTCGACCGGGTGTTCTTCACCGGTTCGGGTTCTGAATCGGTGGACACGGCCCTGAAGATCGCCATCGCCTATCAGAGGGCGATCGGGCAGGGCACGCGCACCCGCGTCATCGGCCGCGAGAAGGGCTATCACGGCGTCGGATTCGGCGGCATCTCGGTGGGCGGCCTGGTCAACAATCGCAGGGTTTTCCCGCAGATCCCCGCCGACCACATGCGCCACACGCTCGACATGGAGCGCAACGCCTTTTCCCGGGGGCTGCCGGCGCATGGCATTGAACTCGCAGAGGATCTGGAGCGGCTCGTCGCCCTGCATGGGGCCGAGACCATCGCTGCGGTCATCGTCGAGCCCATGGCCGGTTCGGCCGGCGTCATCCTGCCGCCGAAGGGATATCTGGAGCGCCTGCGGGCCATTGCCGACAAGCACGGCATCCTCCTGATCTTCGACGAAGTCATCACCGGCTTCGGCCGCCTCGGCACGCCCTTCGCGACCGACTATTTCGGCGTGATGCCGGATCTCGTGACCACCGCCAAGGGCCTGACCAACGGCGCGATCCCCATGGGCGCCGTCTTCGCCTCGCGGAAGGTTCATGATGGCCTGATGACGGGCCCGGAAAGCCAGATCGAGCTGTTCCATGGCTACACCTATTCCGGCCATCCGGTGGCGTGCGCGGCCGGGCTTGCGACGCTGGGCATCTATGCCGAAGAGGGGCTCCTGACCCGCGGGGCGGAGCTTGCGAACTATTGGCAGGAGGCCCTGCATTCCCTGAAGGGGCTGCCGCATGTCGCGGATATTCGCAATCTGGGCCTCGTCGGCGCCATCGAGCTCCGCTCGCGCGACGGCGCACCCGGGGCGCGGGCCTATGACGTGTTCGTGGAGTGCTTCCGCAAGGGGCTCCTCATCCGCGTCACCGGTGACATCATCGCTTTGTCGCCGCCCCTGATCATCGAGAAGGAGCAGATCGGCACCCTCGTCTCGATGATCGCCGACACGCTGAAAACCACCGCCTGA